Proteins from a genomic interval of candidate division KSB1 bacterium:
- a CDS encoding methyltransferase → MTEKQVNPSKIMQIGMGFWASKTLLTAVNMELFTYLANGELSGQDIKTRLGLHERGLYDFLDTLVALGFLKRSGLKETALYRNAEDTDLFLDKNKQSYVGGMLEMSNNRLYPFWHNLEDGLKTGAPQNETKTGGKPLFEELYANEENLREFLKAMGGIQMGNFMTFSKKFDFSNYGTLCDIGGAGGYLSAQVVLNNDHMKCISFDLPPVSPVATETINNMSLGDKIIIQSGDFFKEDFPKADIITMGNILHDWGTQDKKMLIKKAYDALPQGGALVVLENIIDDDRSKNAFGLMMSLNMLIETPEGYDFSLADFDRWAKEIGYRETSTMPLTGPSSAVIATK, encoded by the coding sequence ATGACAGAAAAACAAGTAAACCCTTCTAAAATAATGCAAATCGGAATGGGATTTTGGGCATCAAAAACACTACTCACAGCAGTTAATATGGAGCTATTTACTTATTTAGCAAATGGGGAGTTATCAGGACAAGACATTAAGACAAGATTAGGCTTGCATGAAAGAGGTCTTTATGATTTTTTAGACACCTTGGTAGCATTAGGTTTTTTAAAAAGAAGTGGCTTGAAGGAAACTGCTTTGTACAGAAACGCAGAAGATACGGATTTATTTCTCGACAAAAATAAACAAAGCTATGTTGGTGGTATGTTAGAAATGTCTAATAATAGGTTATATCCATTCTGGCATAATCTTGAAGATGGATTAAAAACAGGTGCCCCTCAAAATGAAACGAAAACCGGTGGTAAACCTCTTTTTGAAGAACTTTATGCCAACGAAGAAAATCTTCGAGAATTTTTAAAAGCAATGGGCGGTATACAAATGGGAAACTTCATGACTTTTTCTAAAAAGTTTGATTTTTCCAACTATGGTACGCTTTGCGATATAGGAGGTGCTGGAGGGTATCTTTCTGCCCAAGTAGTTCTGAATAATGATCATATGAAATGTATTTCCTTTGACTTACCTCCCGTAAGTCCAGTAGCAACAGAAACTATAAACAACATGAGCCTGGGTGATAAAATAATTATTCAATCCGGAGATTTTTTCAAGGAAGACTTTCCAAAAGCGGATATAATTACTATGGGAAATATTCTTCATGATTGGGGAACTCAGGATAAAAAGATGCTCATCAAAAAAGCTTATGACGCCCTACCTCAAGGAGGGGCCTTAGTGGTTCTTGAGAACATTATAGATGACGACCGCAGTAAAAATGCTTTTGGTCTCATGATGTCATTAAATATGTTGATAGAAACACCTGAAGGTTATGACTTTTCTTTAGCGGACTTTGATAGGTGGGCAAAGGAAATTGGCTATAGAGAAACTTCTACTATGCCATTGACAGGGCCTTCAAGTGCCGTAATTGCAACTAAGTAA
- a CDS encoding helix-turn-helix domain-containing protein, translated as MKKLLNIEETSDYLGIKVPTLYSWGSRRKIPFIKVSRLVKFDPRGLKKWLKSQTQEVQVY; from the coding sequence TTGAAAAAACTATTAAATATTGAAGAGACTTCAGACTATTTAGGCATAAAAGTGCCAACGCTTTATTCATGGGGCAGCCGGAGAAAAATACCATTTATAAAAGTTAGTCGACTGGTCAAATTTGATCCAAGAGGGCTTAAAAAATGGCTTAAATCACAAACTCAGGAAGTCCAGGTCTATTGA
- a CDS encoding IS21 family transposase: MQTERTQSIAASKAGMDVKTARKYIRLKRLPSEINVEHPWLTREDPFSEVWDEVKTKLQINPGLEAKTLFDYLQGQYPGKFSDGQLRTLQRRVKHWRSTEGPAKEVFFAQQHHPGQLCQSDFTHMDDLGVTINKVPFNHMIYHFVLTYSNWETGTICFSESFESLSNGLQNALWELGGVPDSHQTDRLSAAINNSCSHKVFTQRYASLLRHYKLHGRKIQPGKANENGDVEQRHFRFKKALQQSFMLGGSSDFQNRDEYEHYLKNLFNQLNSNRRKRFEEELTVLHRLPNSRLDCRKNMEIKVGPSSTIRVSHNIYSVHSRLIGEIVKVRLYSDYLEIWYAQKCIEKIPRLRGESRSHIQYRHIIDWLIRKPGAFANYRYKKDLFPTHRFRMAYDYLGRHSHPKAAKEYLKILYLAARENETAVDHALDYMFIKNIPICCETVRELIQSDQKLEKSKDVNIDSVDLNIYDQLLLGKWTVTC, translated from the coding sequence ATGCAGACAGAGAGGACACAAAGTATCGCAGCATCCAAAGCTGGGATGGATGTAAAGACAGCAAGGAAGTATATTCGTTTAAAAAGACTTCCCAGCGAAATAAACGTTGAACATCCCTGGCTTACCCGAGAAGACCCGTTTTCTGAAGTATGGGACGAGGTAAAAACCAAATTGCAGATTAATCCTGGTCTTGAAGCAAAAACGCTTTTTGACTATTTACAAGGCCAATATCCCGGCAAATTTTCAGATGGCCAGTTACGCACTCTCCAGCGACGTGTAAAACATTGGCGCAGCACCGAAGGCCCAGCCAAAGAGGTATTTTTTGCTCAACAACATCATCCTGGACAATTGTGTCAATCCGATTTTACTCATATGGATGATTTAGGGGTTACAATTAATAAAGTTCCATTTAACCATATGATCTATCATTTTGTTCTCACCTATTCCAATTGGGAAACTGGGACGATCTGTTTTTCGGAGAGTTTTGAAAGCTTAAGTAATGGCTTACAAAATGCACTTTGGGAATTGGGCGGCGTCCCAGATAGCCACCAGACAGATCGATTGAGCGCTGCGATAAATAACAGTTGCAGCCATAAAGTATTTACTCAGCGTTATGCCAGCTTGTTAAGGCATTATAAATTGCATGGCCGAAAGATACAGCCAGGCAAAGCCAATGAAAATGGCGATGTAGAACAACGTCATTTTCGCTTTAAAAAAGCTCTGCAACAATCATTTATGCTTGGCGGCAGTAGCGATTTTCAGAATCGCGACGAGTATGAACACTATCTTAAAAATTTGTTCAACCAGCTAAATTCAAACCGGCGAAAACGATTTGAAGAGGAATTGACTGTTTTGCATCGTTTACCCAATTCTCGTCTGGATTGCCGTAAAAACATGGAGATCAAAGTTGGTCCCAGCAGCACCATTCGGGTAAGCCACAATATTTATTCGGTTCACAGCCGTCTCATTGGCGAGATCGTAAAAGTTCGATTGTATTCAGATTATCTGGAAATCTGGTATGCTCAAAAATGCATAGAGAAAATCCCCAGACTTCGAGGCGAGAGTCGTTCTCATATTCAATATCGCCACATTATCGATTGGTTGATTCGTAAACCAGGAGCTTTTGCCAACTATCGATATAAAAAGGATTTGTTTCCTACGCATCGATTCCGCATGGCTTATGATTATTTAGGTCGCCATTCTCATCCTAAAGCAGCCAAAGAATATTTGAAAATATTATATCTGGCCGCAAGGGAAAATGAAACCGCCGTAGATCATGCGTTGGACTATATGTTTATAAAAAACATCCCCATCTGCTGCGAAACAGTTCGAGAACTGATTCAATCAGACCAAAAACTTGAAAAGTCAAAAGATGTTAACATTGACTCTGTTGACCTAAATATTTATGATCAACTGTTATTAGGAAAATGGACAGTGACATGTTAG
- a CDS encoding ATP-binding protein, translating into MDSDMLEKQINHYLKELHLPTVKSCYQEQAHLARQDSLSYEQYLLELIEREREVRRYNRITRILRESKLPLEKTLESFDRKRLPGRVNSQVSVLLDGSFLDRCENILAFGNPGSGKTHLLCAIAQELVQQGRRILFSPCNLLVQQMLILKRDFKLPRFLKQLAKYDALILDDIGYIQQNREEMEVLFTLLADRYERGSIMLTSNLPFSKWETIFKDPMITAAAIDRLVHHSVILELNIKSYRLEQSQIKQTE; encoded by the coding sequence ATGGACAGTGACATGTTAGAGAAACAAATCAATCACTATTTAAAAGAACTTCATTTGCCGACTGTAAAGTCTTGTTACCAGGAACAAGCTCATTTAGCCAGACAAGACTCCTTGAGTTACGAACAATATCTTTTAGAACTTATCGAAAGAGAGCGTGAGGTGAGACGTTATAATCGCATCACACGTATACTCAGAGAATCGAAATTACCCCTGGAAAAGACGTTAGAATCTTTTGATCGCAAACGATTACCCGGTAGAGTTAATTCTCAAGTGAGCGTTTTATTGGATGGTTCATTTTTGGATCGTTGTGAAAACATATTGGCCTTTGGGAATCCTGGCAGCGGCAAAACCCATTTGTTATGTGCGATAGCTCAAGAGCTTGTGCAACAGGGAAGAAGGATATTATTCAGTCCGTGCAATCTTTTGGTTCAACAAATGTTAATCTTGAAACGAGATTTCAAGTTGCCTCGTTTCTTAAAACAACTAGCCAAATATGATGCGTTGATTCTTGATGATATTGGCTATATTCAACAAAATCGTGAAGAGATGGAAGTCCTGTTTACGCTTTTGGCAGACCGATATGAAAGAGGAAGTATTATGTTAACCAGTAACCTTCCCTTTTCAAAATGGGAAACCATTTTTAAGGATCCAATGATAACAGCAGCGGCAATTGATCGGTTGGTTCATCATAGTGTGATTCTTGAACTAAATATCAAAAGTTATAGATTGGAACAATCCCAAATAAAACAAACAGAATGA